The Nitrospirota bacterium region TCCAGAATGACCTGGTACTCCTTGGCCTCGGGCGGAAGCTGGGGTTTCAAGCGGGAAGGCATCATGATCATGGTCCGTCCCGGCTGGGTCAGGTGCGGCTGCATCTTGGCCTCTTCTCCCGGCTTGATGAGGATGGCTTTCCGCTTCGCGTAAAAAATCAACGAGGGTCTCGGAGGACCGTACAGGATCAACCGGTCGTCCGGACCCAAATTCACCCCGGCGGTGAAGGCCAGTTCCTGCGGAGGAGAGACGAAGTACCGGCTGAAACGGGGGACGGTGATCTGAAGCGAGACCAGAAGCACGAGGCTGATCGTGACACTCGCCGCCCAGAAGGCCGCGCCGCGCCGCTCCCGCAGGAGTCCGAAGTAGCCCACCAGAACCGTGCCGATGATCAGGATGAACCCGACTGCCGGCGGGCCGAGTCCCGGGTCCACTTGGGCGGCCATCGGGAATTCCTTGGTCATCTTGTCCACGAAATGGGCGTAGAGCGACGGAGAGGCGGCTAGGCCGAAGCCCAGCAGAGAGCCGGTGACGATCAGGAGGCGCAGCGAGGCGCGGAGCCCCGCAGTGGCTTGGTCCAGCAGGCACCGGTGCCAGTAGGCGGCTGTCAGCAGGGCGGCGGCCGGAAAGAGCGGGCCGATATAATGGGGGAGCCGCGTGGCCGAGGCGCTGAAGAACACAAAGGTGGCGACGATCCACAGGGAGGCGAACAACTCCAGTTCCTTGGCGCCCTCTTCCTTTTCCGCGCGACGATCCGTCCAATAGCCCCGCCAGTTGCGTAACCCCTGATAGAGCGCCACGGGCAAGAATCCGCTCCAGGGAAAGAACCCGAAGAGCAGAACCGGCACATAGAAGAACAGGGTGCCCCCGTGTCCGCCGATCACGTTCAGGAAACGCCCGATCGTGTCCGCCTGGGCCGAGGCCGTATAGCGCGCGCCGTGAATGGCCAGCATCATGCCGTACCAGGGAAGCGCCAGGGCGAGGAAGAGCAGGGACCCGGCCAGCGGGAATCCGGTCTGCCAGAACCGGCGCCAGCGGTGCGTGATCGTGAGGTAGGGCACGATGGCCAGGAGCGGCACGGCAAAACCGATCGGGCCCTTGGTGAGCGTGCCCAGCGCCATGCCGATGTACAGGAGCCAGAGATAATGACGGGCCTTGCCCGTTCCGTGGAACCCCAGCCAGAACCCGAACAAGGCGAGAGTGGTGAAAAAGATCAGCACGCTGTCGGTGAGCACCAGCCGGCCGATCGCGACAATTTCCACGTTCAGGAGCAGCATCAGCGCGCCGAGAAAGCCCAGCGTTGCCCCCCGCACGCGCGCGAGGAACCAGTACTGCAGGAGAATCAACGCCAGGCCGAAGAGGGCCGAGGGGAGGCGGGCGGTGAACTCGCCGACGCCGAACAGGCGGTACGCGCCGCTGATCAGCCAGTACAGGAAGACCGGCTTGGCGAAGCGAGGCTCCCCGTTCAAGGTGGGGGTGATCCAATCGCCGCTCTCGACCATCTCCCGGGCGGCTTCGGCGTTGCTGCCTTCATCCCGGTCCGTCAATCCTAAGGTGCCGAGACCCAGGAGGAACAGGAGTCCGGCCAGCGCCAGGAGCAGCAGCAGCTTAGGTTCCTTCAGCACCGGTCACCCGTTGGAGTCCGGAGCCGCAGGGGAGGCCGGTTCTTGGTGAGGATTGCGGCGAATCAGTATCAGGTTGCGGATGTAGACGAAGGCCCCGACGCTCTGTCCCGCGATGAACACCGGGTCTTCCCGGTAGATGGCGTAGGCCAGGGTAATCAGTCCACCGATCAGGCTCATGTGCCAGAAGGCGACGGGTACATGGCTCCGTGCACTGCGCTCGGAGGCGAACCACTGGACGACCCAGCGCATAAAGAAAACCGTTTGGCCGAAGAATCCGATGCCCAGCCAGATTTTTTCCGTCATGCTCATGGGCAATACGTCAGGCGTGAAACGTGAAGTGTGAAGTGTTGGGGCCGTCAATTCGGTGCCGACGGCTCATGTGCGATCCCCATGCGTCGCCTGCCGATCACGAAGCCGGTATCGCAGGCACCGGCGCTGCATCCAGCGCACGGCGAGGAGATCGTAGAGGCTTTTGAACAGCCGGTTGCCGATCCCATACTTGGATTGTCCATGCGCGCGCGGCAAGTGGCGCACCGGGATTTCCGTGACGGTGAACCCTTGCATCTGCGCCAGGGCGGGGAAGAAGCGGTGCATGCCCTCGAAGAGCGGCATCCGCTCGACCACCCGCCGCCGGAAGACTTTCAGGGAGCAGCCGGTATCGTGGATCCGGTCGCCGGTTACCGTGCTCCGGGCCAGAAACGCGATGCGCGAGGAGAGCTTCCGGACGAGGTTGTCATGCCGGTCCTTGCGCCAGCCGCAGACGAGATCGTACCGGGCCGCCAGCGGCAGCAGCTTCGGAATATCCGCCGGATCGAACTGGAGGTCTCCGTCCATCGTCACGATCAACTCGCCGGCTGCGTGGCGGAAGCCCGCATCGAAGGCCGCGGTCTGCCCGTAATTGCGATCGAAGTGCAGGACGGCGACCTCCGGGTGCTGTGCCGCCAGGGTGTCCAGGAAGGCGCTGCTGCCGTCCGTGCTGCCGTCGTCCACATACAGGATTTCAAAAGGCGCTCTGCGTGACTCGTCCTGCCCGGCCAGGACCTTGAGCAACTGCTCGGTGAGCGTGGGCAGGTTGTCCCGTTCATCCTTGATGGGAATGACGACGGACACCCAGGGGCGGGGCTGCTCTGTCATGTCGGTGTGGGGTGCTCCTTGCTGGGTCGGCTGATCGCAGGGTCAGGAGCGCATTGTAACGAATCCCCTCCCGAGGGTCAAACGAATCCCGCCGTGAGCGGCTCTGCGCCGCCGGATGCGGATTAATTCGGCTGGCCGGGCGGTATGCCGGTAGGTCCCGTTCCGGCCCGGGCCACGGTGAAGCGCATGGTGCCGATCAGGCTGATCTCGGTGGCTTCCCAACCGATGTGAATCTCGACTTTGTACTTGCCGGGCCTCCAGCGGTCCGCGGGTGGGAAGAGCTTGAGGTAGCCGCTCTCATCTTCGAGCGCCAGGTACATGGAGTCTTTGGTAACCGGTGTCTTGGGGTCCAAGCCGTCTACCTGTTCGGGATAGCAGATGCCGATGACCTGGTAGGACTGGTAGTGGGGGAAGACGGTGAAGACGATGAAGACGGACGGGGCCTCGGGTCGAAAAACGTCTGTCGGGCTGACGGGGACAATTTCATGTGTCCGGCGGAAGCCAATCTCCTCTTCGTATCCCTCCGAGGTCTGGATCGAACGGAAAACTCCTTGTGGCGGGGCGTCGAAGTTGTACGAGGGCTGGTCCGCCTTGTTTTGAAATTCTTGAATCGGCACGTCGCGCGTGAGGGGGATCTCTTCGGCTGGAGCCGGCACGGGCCACGGCAGGACCAGCGCGGCCGCGCCGGCCAGGAGCATGCGAGAGAAGACCGTCATCCTCCATTGATACACAGGCGGTTACCTGGCTGTCAACGGAGGCAAGCAGCGGCTTGTCGCGGTTTGGCGGTTTGGTCGCCATGGGGGGCGGTTGCGGGGGGATGGGGGTTTTGCTAGAATCCACCCCCTTCGCGCAATAGGCTGGTTTGGCAAGGCAAGGATTGTTATGCCCACGACGTTCTCCAAGAATCCCGATTCCCTCCCTCAACTCATCGGCGAATTTGAGCCGCTGGATGAATGGCAGGCCCACATCAGTCAGATCTTTTACGGTCTCCGTGCCGGGCGCATCCGCGACTACTATCAGACCTTTGCCAGCGCAGACTATCGCCTGGCCCACGCGCTGGCGGCGGACTATTACGAACGGGTTCAGAAGCGGGACAAGCAACAGGCTGGCCAAACAGGTCAGGCGCTAGGTGCGCCGTTGGTGGTTCACGAATGGGGCTGCGGGAACGGGAACCTGGCTGCCTGCTTCCTCAGTCACCTCCGGAAGCTGGATCAAGCGGGAACCGTCTATCCGCGCGTCCGCTACGTGCTGGTCGACGATCAATCCAGCGTGCTGGACGCGGCCAGAAACCACCCGGACCTGGCCGGCCATCAGGATCGGCTGGAGGTCCTCTGCGCCGATGCCGGAGACCTGGCATCGGTCAAGGACCGGACGGTGGATCGCATCATCTGCAACGAGCTGTGGAATGAGTTGCCGACGAAACTGATGCTTCGGAATGCGAGCGAGGTGGAGGAGGAATATCTACGCCCCAATCTGAGCGAGGCCAAGCACGAGGAGATTCAGGACTGGCCCGGGTTCGTCCAGGCCTTCGAGGCGAAGGACAGCCAGGCGCTCAGCCGGTTCCCTCCATTCCTGGAGGATATCGTCTGGGAAAAAGAGTACCGCAAGGCCGAGTGGAAAGCGGTGCCCTATCGGAAGACGATCACGGAGTTCCTCAAGAAAATCGACGAGCAGGTTTTGGTTCCGGTAAATTTGGGCGCCTTCGCCACGGTCAAGGAAGCGAAGCGGGTGCTTGCCGACGGGGCCATCGGATTCAGCAGCTTCGACGCGGGGACGGAAGACCTGACCGTGCTCAACGATCCGGACAAGCCCTGCTACGGTCAGTTTGGCGGGCAGTACAGCTTTATGGTCAATTTCGCCCTCGTGGAAGCGGTGTCCAGGCATCTTGGCATGGCCACGGTGACCCTTGAATCCCAGCGGGAGTTTGTGGGGCGGAACCTGGGCACGAATGTGCTGAGTTTGATGGATTTACTCGCTGCTTTTCCCAGGGCCGACCGGTTGGCACCGTGGGAGCAGGACCGGCTGATCATCAAAACGATTCTGCTCCTAAATCAGCGATACCAGAGTCCCTATGGGCGGCCCATGGAGTTTGCGTTGCGGCAGGATATGCCGGCGGCGGAGCGGGCGGAGCTCGAAGGCATGCTGGGCTCGTTGAAGCGGGATGGCATCCCCGACACAGTGGCTTACGTGAGCGAGGAGGAAGTGACGGGAGTGCTTGGAGAGCTGGAAACCTTGGGCTATGACCCGCATATGGTGCAGGCGGCTCTGCGTGTCCACCCACAATCTGTGGACTATTTGCACCTCTACTTAAACTATTAGCGGTGTCCTTGCAGGACCCAGCGAAATTTTCAAAGGAATTCCTTGACTTGATATGGAAATTTTTGTAGCCTGGCGCGGTTTCTCGTGCTAGGCTCCTCCTCCGTCAATCGGGAAGAGGGCGGTTTCATGAGGGAAAGAGCTTTGTTCGCCCTGTTTTCATAGGGCGCGAAAAGAGGAAACATGTTCGGTTCGTTCGGTTGGATGGAACTTGTACTGATCTTGATCATCGTCCTCATTATCTTTGGGGCCGGTAAGATTCCCCAGTTGGGGGAAGGGCTGGGCAAGGCGATCAAGGGGTTCAAGAAGTCCGTCCATGAACCGGACCCAGTGGACGTGACAGCGGTTCCGGCGGCGCCGGAGCAAGCGGCGCCGGTGCCGCAGTTGGCGCCGGCGGGGCAGGCGGCCCAGCCGGTGCTGCAATCGACGCCAGCGCAACCGGAGCCGACCAGGCAAGGCTGAGAGCCTCTGAACCCTCCCTTCGCCCCCGGGGGAGAGGGTGGGCGCGGAGAGCAAGGATATGCACGATGTTCGGGCTGGGAGCAGGAGAGGTGCTGATCATTCTGGTCATTGCCTTTCTTTTGTTCGGTCCCAAGCAGCTTCCTGAAATCGGACGGCAGGTCGGCAAGGCGGTCAAGGGATTCAAAGAGACGGCGGACGATCTCCGGAAGTCGGTGGAGCCGGAAGTCAACCTGATTCAGCAGGAAGTCAAGATGGTGGAACAGGACCTGCAGGCCTCGATGAAAGAAGCGGAAGAAGAGATCGAACGAGTGACGAACAAACCGGAACAAGGTGTCGATAGCCAACCGTCGTCCACCAATAGCTAGAGATGCAGGACTCGGCCCGAACGGGCGACCGTTTAATTCTTTAATTCTGAACGCTGTCGAAAGGGGGTGACGGAGCAGAGCAGATTCTTCGGGCAAGGGGCGCAGTATTGCGAACGGAAGTGGCGCGCCTCGTTGAAAGGTTCAACGCCTGTGGCACAACAGGCAGATACCGAAGCGTACAAGCTTTCGCGGGCATGGACAGAGCGATAGTTCTTGCGATTGTCGCAGCGACACGGTAAAAGTGAGCGCGACGTCCAGCAGGGAGGAGGAAGCAGCAGTGGCAAGGGAGAGCCGCCGTTGCTGTGAAGCCCAACTCACAGGAGGAACGTTATGAACCGCATCAGTTCGTTGAAAGGGTGGCTGGGCCGCCCGATTGCGTTGACGGTGGCCGTTTTGGCCGCCGGTCTGCAGTTGCTCGCATCTCCGGCCTTCGCCGGGTACGAGTTGCCGCCGGGCGAGCGCATCACTAACTTGCCCCCGATCCCGCGAGCGATCCCGCAGAAGGAAGCCTACGAGAACTACGATCCGGTCATCGGTCGGAACTTCGACCTGAAGAACCTCTGGCTGCGCGCCGACTTGCGCGTCAG contains the following coding sequences:
- a CDS encoding glycosyltransferase family 39 protein — its product is MLKEPKLLLLLALAGLLFLLGLGTLGLTDRDEGSNAEAAREMVESGDWITPTLNGEPRFAKPVFLYWLISGAYRLFGVGEFTARLPSALFGLALILLQYWFLARVRGATLGFLGALMLLLNVEIVAIGRLVLTDSVLIFFTTLALFGFWLGFHGTGKARHYLWLLYIGMALGTLTKGPIGFAVPLLAIVPYLTITHRWRRFWQTGFPLAGSLLFLALALPWYGMMLAIHGARYTASAQADTIGRFLNVIGGHGGTLFFYVPVLLFGFFPWSGFLPVALYQGLRNWRGYWTDRRAEKEEGAKELELFASLWIVATFVFFSASATRLPHYIGPLFPAAALLTAAYWHRCLLDQATAGLRASLRLLIVTGSLLGFGLAASPSLYAHFVDKMTKEFPMAAQVDPGLGPPAVGFILIIGTVLVGYFGLLRERRGAAFWAASVTISLVLLVSLQITVPRFSRYFVSPPQELAFTAGVNLGPDDRLILYGPPRPSLIFYAKRKAILIKPGEEAKMQPHLTQPGRTMIMMPSRLKPQLPPEAKEYQVILERYGYSLLSNEPMVKGLPDKPPVPIPRFGPHG
- a CDS encoding lipid A biosynthesis protein, whose product is MTEKIWLGIGFFGQTVFFMRWVVQWFASERSARSHVPVAFWHMSLIGGLITLAYAIYREDPVFIAGQSVGAFVYIRNLILIRRNPHQEPASPAAPDSNG
- a CDS encoding twin-arginine translocase TatA/TatE family subunit; this translates as MFGLGAGEVLIILVIAFLLFGPKQLPEIGRQVGKAVKGFKETADDLRKSVEPEVNLIQQEVKMVEQDLQASMKEAEEEIERVTNKPEQGVDSQPSSTNS
- a CDS encoding class I SAM-dependent methyltransferase; its protein translation is MPTTFSKNPDSLPQLIGEFEPLDEWQAHISQIFYGLRAGRIRDYYQTFASADYRLAHALAADYYERVQKRDKQQAGQTGQALGAPLVVHEWGCGNGNLAACFLSHLRKLDQAGTVYPRVRYVLVDDQSSVLDAARNHPDLAGHQDRLEVLCADAGDLASVKDRTVDRIICNELWNELPTKLMLRNASEVEEEYLRPNLSEAKHEEIQDWPGFVQAFEAKDSQALSRFPPFLEDIVWEKEYRKAEWKAVPYRKTITEFLKKIDEQVLVPVNLGAFATVKEAKRVLADGAIGFSSFDAGTEDLTVLNDPDKPCYGQFGGQYSFMVNFALVEAVSRHLGMATVTLESQREFVGRNLGTNVLSLMDLLAAFPRADRLAPWEQDRLIIKTILLLNQRYQSPYGRPMEFALRQDMPAAERAELEGMLGSLKRDGIPDTVAYVSEEEVTGVLGELETLGYDPHMVQAALRVHPQSVDYLHLYLNY
- a CDS encoding glycosyltransferase, which encodes MTEQPRPWVSVVIPIKDERDNLPTLTEQLLKVLAGQDESRRAPFEILYVDDGSTDGSSAFLDTLAAQHPEVAVLHFDRNYGQTAAFDAGFRHAAGELIVTMDGDLQFDPADIPKLLPLAARYDLVCGWRKDRHDNLVRKLSSRIAFLARSTVTGDRIHDTGCSLKVFRRRVVERMPLFEGMHRFFPALAQMQGFTVTEIPVRHLPRAHGQSKYGIGNRLFKSLYDLLAVRWMQRRCLRYRLRDRQATHGDRT